In Gossypium arboreum isolate Shixiya-1 chromosome 5, ASM2569848v2, whole genome shotgun sequence, a single genomic region encodes these proteins:
- the LOC108450019 gene encoding actin-related protein 5-like — protein sequence MPFISKIQRQTDYNRFPSSTPIVIDNGASYFRIGWAGETEPRVIFRNIVQRPRHKSTGETVTVVGDHDTALLKHFDCTRSGPRSAFDSNVVFQFEIMEYILDFAFDRLGANGSRIDHPILITECVCNPVQSRSKMAELLFETYGVPSVAFGVDAAFSYKYNQQRGICQKDGLAICPGFTTTHVIPFVDGEPVYRGCCRTNIGGYHVTDNLKQLLSLKYPHHMARFTWEKIEDLKMEHCYIAPDYALEARLFLKGSKEAEDKTRCWQLPWVPPPIEEPPSEEEIARKAAIKERQGQRLREMAEAKRSSRINELENQLHGLEFLLQQLAQVEEEEISSFLSKTGYVSKQEIESTLTKVSQSLRKAKGESKVEQAENEEKADSSTSDKYPLINVPDNMLTPEQLKEKKRQIFLKTTTEGRQRAKQKRFEEELEREKKTREDEERRLENPELYLEQMRTKYKELYEKVEQRKRLKTNGGHANGNNSGAVGRGERLNAAQRERMRLLTTAAFDRGKGEDNFGAKDEDWQLYKLMSKDNDDDDDGADEDEAELARVCSRLQAIDPTFVAKPEPTPSEVATTEVPRVRLLTKEDFQVVLGVERFRCPEILFHPNLVGIDQAGLDEMTGASIRRLASKNEALEDRLTSSIFMTGGCSLFPGLNERLEAGVRMLLPCGSPIKVARALDPVLDAWRGASAYAANLQFQQQTFSRVDYYEKGEDWLRRYQLRYTL from the exons ATGCCATTCATATCGAAAATCCAAAGGCAAACGGATTACAATCGATTTCCTTCATCAACTCCCATTGTCATCGATAATGGCGCTTCCTATTTTCGTATTGG TTGGGCAGGAGAGACTGAGCCACGGGTTATTTTCCGTAACATTGTTCAAAGACCACGCCACAAATCCACCG gggAAACTGTGACAGTTGTTGGTGACCATGATACTGCTTTACTGAAACACTTTGATTGCACCCGTTCAGGCCCTCGATCCGCTTTCGATAGCAATGTTGTTTTTCAGTTTGAAATCATGGAATAT ATTCTTGACTTTGCTTTTGATCGGTTGGGCGCAAATGGATCTCGG ATCGATCATCCTATCCTGATCACAGAATGTGTGTGCAACCCAGTTCAGTCTCGCAGTAAAATGGCAGAACTTCTTTTTGAGACTTATGGTGTTCCATCTGTAG CATTTGGTGTTGATGCTGCATTCAGCTATAAGTATAATCAGCAGCGTGGCATTTGTCAGAAAGACGGTCTAGCTATCTGCCCAGGATTTACCACAACTCATGTCATTCCG TTTGTTGATGGGGAGCCTGTATACAGAGGATGCTGCCGAACTAACATTGGTGGATATCATGTCACAGACAATTTGAAGCAACTTCTTTCACTTAAGTATCCTCATCATAT GGCTAGATTCACATGGGAAAAGATTGAAGACTTGAAGATGGAACACTGCTATATTGCACCTGATTATGCTTTAGAAGCTCGATTATTTCTG AAAGGGAGCAAGGAAGCTGAAGATAAAACCAGGTGTTGGCAGCTGCCATGGGTTCCGCCACCAATTGAAGAACCTCCTTCAGAAGAAGAGATTGCGAGAAAGGCTGCTATAAAGGAAAGGCAAGGACAAAGATTGAGAGAAATGGCTGAAGCGAAGAGGTCTTCGAGAATAAATGAACTCGAAAATCAATTGCATGGATTGGAatttcttttgcaacaacttgcaCAAGTTGAAGAGGAAGAAATCTCGTCTTTCCTTTCAAAAACCGGTTATGTTTCTAAACAGGAAATAGAATCAACTCTTACGAAAGTGTCACAGTCATTAAGAAAAGCAAAAGGTGAATCAAAGGTTGAACAAGCTGAAAATGAGGAGAAGGCAGATTCTTCAACGAGTGATAAGTATCCTCTTATCAACGTTCCTGATAACATGCTTACGCCCGAGCAG CTGAAGGAAAAGAAGAGgcagatttttcttaaaacaaCGACCGAGGGACGGCAGCGTGCTAAACAGAAACGCTTCGAAGAAGAATTAGAACGTGAAAAGAAAACCCGGGAAGATGAAGAAAGACGTTT GGAGAATCCAGAGCTTTATCTAGAACAGATGCGTACTAAATACAAAGAGTTGTACGAGAAGGTTGAGCAGCGCAAAAGACTCAAGACAAATGGAGGCCATGCAAATGGGAATAATTCGGGGGCCGTTGGTCGTGGGGAAAGATTGAATGCTGCTCAAAGAGAAAGAATGCGCCTTCTGACAACAGCAGCCTTTGATCGTGGGAAGGGTGAGGATAACTTTGGTGCCAAAGATGAAGATTGGCAGCTTTACAAACTAATGAGCAAAGATAATGATGATGACGATGATGGAGCCGATGAAGATGAAGCAGAGCTGGCTCGGGTTTGTTCTAGGCTCCAG GCAATTGACCCAACATTTGTCGCTAAACCGGAACCAACACCTTCAGAGGTGGCTACCACAGAGGTACCACGTGTTCGCCTGCTCACTAAGGAAGATTTCCAAGTTGTACTTGGGGTTGAAAGGTTTCGATGTCCGGAAATATTATTCCACCCCAACTTGGTTGGAATTGATCAAGCAGGTTTAGATGAGATGACAGGGGCCTCGATAAGGAGGTTGGCGAGTAAGAATGAGGCATTGGAGGATAGGTTAACCAGTTCTATCTTTATGACAGGTGGCTGCAGTCTCTTCCCTGGTTTAAATGAACGTTTGGAAGCTGGAGTCCGGATGCTTCTCCCATGTGGGTCACCGATTAAGGTGGCAAGAGCATTGGATCCAGTTCTTGATGCATGGCGCGGCGCTTCGGCATATGCTGCAAACTTGCAGTTCCAACAGCAAACATTCAGTAGGGTGGATTATTACGAGAAGGGAGAGGACTGGCTTCGTCGATATCAACTGCGTTACACACTGTAA